The genomic DNA AAATTACGGCCTCTCGCGCAATGTCTCTTACGGGCGCGACGAATATCCTCGAACTCTACGGGCTCGCGGATGCTTGCGACGTGGATATCTGTATCAAGCTGAATGAAGCAGAGGCGGCGGCGGTGGAAAAGGTATCCGCCGCAGTCCGGCGAGCATTGGAGCAACAGAACGCTGGACCCGCTGGCCCCGGACCAAGAGCCGCATGAGTGATTATCGACGGCTGCCCGTCACTATCGTAATCGTCGACAGCGGCCCCTTAATCAGTTTGGCAGCCTGTCATCGGCTCGACCTGCTGGGAGAATTCAAGAGAAGAGTCCGCGTTACCGATGTCGTTCGCGCAGAGTGCCTGCGGTACCCTGATAAGATTGGTGCCGCTGAACTCGCTTCATGGTTCCAGCAGGTTGATGGCCAGAAGCACAAGGTCATCGACACCCCTCTGCTCGACGACTGGCTTGATGCAGTCGCGCAGGAGGAAGCGGGCAACACGTCACGTCCTTCCAAGGGCATTGGTGATGCGTCGATTGCGTGGCTGATACAGCAGATCAACAACTCGGAACCTCGCGACGAACTTATCTTGCTGTTGTCTGACGATGCCAATTTCGGAGATGTCGTGGTCCGTGGCAGCCATCCGGAAGTCTACATGCTCTCGACCCGCCTCTTCCTCCAGGTTCTTGAGAATTTTGGTCGGCTTCAGTCGGCGCAGTCGCTGTATCAAGAAATCGTGGAGGCCGGCCGCAATCTTGGCAGGTACGCGGTGGATCGTCCTGGACGCGTGCAGCGGGGCGTGAAGTCTCAATGGACTGATGTCTTGCAGGACGACGATGAGAATGGGAACGATGTATCTTAGGCAGGCGGCCGACATCGGGCCCTTGATCAGGTGCTGCCGATATCCATAGGCCAACAATTCGCGGGATCGATGATGACTTCAAATCGAGGCCATTCGGTTCACGCGCTTGCGGATTCGATCCTTGCTTCCAGCCAACGCAAGCTCTTGCGGAAACTGGAGTTCGAAGATTGTCAGCAGAACCGTTCCCCATAAAGCACGATCTTTTCCAGCTAGGGCGGAAAGGATTCGCTGTCCTCGAAAGCATGGTCTTCCCCTTGCCGCTCGACCGCAAAGGCGCCAAGTACCGGGCGGCTCGCCTCACGATCCGAACAGGCGAAGCTCAGTACGCCGTCTTCGCTGCGAACATGAACCTGGGAGCTGCAACGGAACTTGCCAGCCTGCTGCCGCTTCCTCGCCCGGAACTCAACGGGCTGAAGCTCACTGCCGGCTTCGATGGCTGGCGCGGCTGGGGCGACCCGCTTGTAGCGGCAGGCCGGCTGCCTTCGCGTGATTGGGTTCTGCAGGTCGACGATCCTGGCGATGCTGCTGTTCAGGTCGACGACATCTTCACGCCGGAGGGCCTCGACCGCATGATGCCGTCGAAGCATCCCAACGCCCAAATCGAAGACCATGTCGCCAGGGAATTCTATCGTCTGCGGGCCACTGACCAGGAAGTCAAGCTGGCGCTCTGAGCAGAGAGGCAACGCTTCCACATGCTACGCGGCGAGTTCGAACCCATCTGCCTCTTCTCGCGTAATCTCCACATGTGCCGCCGAGGCAATAGCGAACAGGAAGTGGCGGATGCGTTCATCAGCCGGGACGACAAGGCAGGTTAGCCTGCCGGTAGCGTATGCCCCGGTATCGATGCCGATACGCCAGCGCCCTCTCTCGGGCAGGCAGGTTGGCGTTGGCGTGTGTCCGTGGACGATGACGTGAGAAAGCTCGCCTTCGTATCGCAGGAAGGGCTCCCGGATCATCATCATGTCCTTCGAATCCTGCTCCGTGACAGGGCGAATTGGATCAACTCCCGCGTGAACATAGGCGAAGCGGCCGTCGACAATGATCGGCACGGCTTGCTGCAATGTCTCCAGGTGCCGGCCGAAGTTTGCCCTGAACGCGGCAGCGGTGTCGGAGATACCGCCCTCGGCAATCAGCCCATAGGATTCCAGTGTCTCGTAGCCGCCCAGCCGTAGCAGCCACCTGCTGAACCTGACTTCGTCGACTGCCTCCGACGTCATGAAATCCAGGAAGTAGGCGTCATGATTGCCGCGGATCAGCCGCGACCGAGGCCATCTCTCCAGTGTGTGGCAGACGAGGTCCAGCGCCTGCCGGCTCGATGGGCCGCGGTCGACGATGTCCCCGAGGAAGAGCACGCGGGGCTCGCGGCCGGATGCGCCAGCTTCCCGGCCAATGGCATCAAGGAGAGGCGCAAGCAAGTCAGCACGGCCGTGAACGTCGCCTATGGCGTAGGTGGTGTATGGCAATCCAGGAATCCTTCCGAGGACCCACAAGTAGCGGCTGTCTCGGCAATCGTTTTGGTCAAACGAAACGTGGCTTGGGGCTAGCGCTTCGTCCCAGTCGGTCGCTTTGCGCGGCGTTTGGTAGGGACCAAGTCGTCGAGGCCTTCGTCATATTCAAAGGCAACGCCATCGAGGGTAATCCGACCGTCATGGGGCGGGAGAGGGGGTGCTCCGTTGGCGTGGGCCTCGCAATCAACGGAAAGCCACGACTTGTCTCGTAGGCTGCCCGGCTTGCCGCAGGTCTCGCAGTATCGATAGGAACGCAAGTCGGCGAGGACCTCTGCCCTATCCAGTGCAAGATGAACAGAGCGGGTAACGGCGCCCTCGGGCATCGCATCAACCCTCAGGCTTCCATATTTCTCGTAGACTTTGTCGAGGCGTAAGCGCGTTCCTGATGGAAGGGCGGCGGAGACGTCGCCGAAATACTTGTCTAGGACCTTTTCCCATCCCGGCCCGCACTCGAAATCCATTCGGGCCGGAATCAGGTCCGGGTACTTCGTCTTCAAATTCGGGAAGTCTGTCATCTGGAAGCCTTTCACCTTTCGCCAAGGCACGCCAGCTTGCAGCGATAGCAAGATAGAGGTGAAGGCTTCGTTCATCCCTTCGTCTAGCTCGTTACGAGCATTCCGGAAACACCGACGGTCAGGGGCATGGCCATCCGAGTACCGGCATGCAGTCTGCATATTGTTTCTTCTGGTTGAAGGTTCGCCTGAAGCTGTCAAGTCTCAGAAGAAACGGAACTCTCCTGGAGCCTTACTAGGCCTCCACGCTCGAAGACACTTGCCGAGAGGTAGACCTCTCGTGCAGCCGAAGTGCCAGCTATAATCATGACCGGCTTCGGACATCGATAGCTGATTTCCTTTGAAATCGCCCGCATTTCCTTGATGTCATTCGCGCTCGGCTCGGGCGCTGCGCGTGGGTGCGAATGCCATTCCCCGACGTAGTATTCGCCATGGCGCCAACGGCTTTGGAGAAGGTCTTTCAAGCCATGGACACCACGCTGAAACCATGTCCGACCTGACCGAGAATCCTTAGACTGCGTCGTTGCCTCGGAGACGGTTACGTTATTCCCGTGGCCATCGTAGCGGCCGACTAGGATGCCTCCGGTCTCGCGGTCTCCCGCCGCCAGCGCGTATTCTTTGATCGTGTGAACGGCCACTCCGGTCACATGTACTGAGATCCCATGAACCTGGCTTACGAAGTCTTTTCCGTCCTCAGGCATCCTGACGCTCCACGGTCCCGTCCACGCCCTGCCTGAAATACTCGCAACGCCTTTGCGGAGACCGGATCGCCCTTAGAATGGCTTTCGATCCAATCGCGCCCCACAATCGCACGTCCGATGCATCTGCCGGGAACACAGGGTGCCAGCAGCCGATACCTTCTATTCGCGCGTCATCAAGAGAGGCAGGGGGAACGCCGAAATCCGCGAAGCTCTCTTTGGCGTCCACCGTGGGAAACGAGGTTTCCGATGCAGTAAACACGAGCAAGCCTTCGCCTTTCCAGGTCATCGCTAAGCTGACGAACGTTTTTTCGTCCCCCCAGTCGAACATTGACAGGGCATCAAGAACACTGTCCGATCCCGAGCAATCGACAATCACGTCGAATGAACGCACCTGTTCTGCTATCTCTGTGTCTGTCGGCGGGAAACTCGATGCGAAGCCCGTGACGTTTGCGTCCGGCATGATCAGGTTCAGGGCACTGGCAAGCGCCGAGGCCTTGTTGTGGCCAACCGCGTCCATGCCCAGCGCGTGTCGGGTAAGATTGCCGACGTCGAGAAGGTCGGCATCAAGGACACCCATCTCGATCAAACCCATCCGAACCAGATTCTCGCACACCGCGCTGCCGAGAGAACCTGCCCCGATGACGAGGACCCGCTTCGACGGCACCACATTCTCCGGACCTGCGCGGGCCCGGATTTCCTCGGGCTCCCAGTTCACCGTGCGGAGCCATTTCAGGTTCGAATTCAAGGACGCGCGGGAACGGTCGATGAACTGCCGCGTATTTTCATTCGCTCGGAAACCGTTTTTCTTTGCCCGACGGTCAGCAAGTTCGACGCCGTCGATCGCTAGCCAATGATAGCGCAAGGGCGGTTCGCCGATCGTGTACGAAAGTGGAAAACCAAGAAGCATCATTACGGGACCGCTGTCCTTCGTTCGGTGACGGCGATCCGCTCCCGATCGAACAAGGACCTCTCCGAGATCGACTCCGACGGTTTCTAGGTAGGAGGACAGGGCGGCCCATGTCCGTGGCAACTCCCATGGCGCGACGACAGGCAACCGATCGAGGGCGATCCAGAGCGCTGTTGCGGACGACTCCTGGGCCGCGATCAAGCGGCCCCATTTCAGCTCGCGGATCGATTTTTGACCTTTGCCGTGGAAAGCCGTGATGCCATAGCTTGCGACCGATCTCGGAAGCCGTGCTAGGTCTGCCCATCCCCACTGACCGTTCATTGCCTGCCAGTACTGAAGGTCGTCGACCGAGCTCGTGAAACCCACCACAGGAAAACTTGTCTGACCAGGACCGGACGGCAGTTCCAGAGGCTCTCCCGGGACCGCGAGTTTATCGCTCGCCCCAGCGTCGATCCAAACAAGTAGCCGCTCGAGATGCCACCAAATCTTCTCGTCGATGGCTTTGGGTTCGCCTGCCCAGGCGACGCGGGCGAAAGCTGCTGCTTGACGATTAAGGCACGGATTGCCCAGCCGCCACGGTAGGGCGGCCGGACCTTCGTCGTTGAAACTCTGGTGCTGGTGGGTCGCAGTTATCCCACCTACCTTCGATGGGAAGACGGTCACAGACACGCTGGCCGGATCGAACACCAGATACCAGTTTGTCTCCGTTGGAATGGTGCCGCATTCGGGAACTGAAAGGCGCGCGCATATATACAGCGTCCACCGGCTGTCGGCCAGACGTGTCCACGGCCGGAGTACCGTAATTCGGCTGTGGCCGACAACGCTGTCGGCCACGTTCTGAAGGACCTCAGGTACGAACAACTACGAGGTCCTCATGCGAACCGCTCGGTCCTCCGTGGTTCGGCGGGCTGCGCAGGCGCCGTGAAGAAACCTGGCTTTCGATCTCCTCCGTTCGGACCGGGAAGCGGGAACTTTCCGCCGAACAGTTTTTGCCAGAGCTGGCCGCTCTTCTGAACGTCGTCACACTCCAGCGCCTCGCGCGCCTGATCGGCCGCGGTCGTGATCGCAGAGTGGAATGCCCTGAAGTCTTCCAGAGGCAGGCGCTTGAGGACGTCGTGCTCGGGCACGCCGTGGTCTGCCAGTGCAGGGACCTTGCCCACGAGGGCTTCGAACCTCCATTTGTCCCGCATCGTCTCGAATACCTGGACGAGGCCTGAAGCCATGGAACTGGTGCCTTCCTCAAGGACGTGGCCGATCATATGCTCCAGCGGGTAACCCTTGGGATATTTGGGGAGGGTCTCGGCATACTGCTGCCGCCACCATTTCGTCGCGCGTACCAGATTGACGTAGTGTCCGTTGCAAGCTCGATTCTTGGCGGCCGTCCACTGGATTTGAGCCAGCGGATGCGTACGTCCCCACCTCCCGACATCGCGGTCGGGAAGGAAAAGCGGATGTGGTCGCCAGTTGCCTGAAGGCGCGTCCTCAAGCAACTGCGGC from Mesorhizobium sp. M1E.F.Ca.ET.045.02.1.1 includes the following:
- a CDS encoding Mov34/MPN/PAD-1 family protein; translation: MPEDGKDFVSQVHGISVHVTGVAVHTIKEYALAAGDRETGGILVGRYDGHGNNVTVSEATTQSKDSRSGRTWFQRGVHGLKDLLQSRWRHGEYYVGEWHSHPRAAPEPSANDIKEMRAISKEISYRCPKPVMIIAGTSAAREVYLSASVFERGGLVRLQESSVSSET
- a CDS encoding ThiF family adenylyltransferase, giving the protein MFVPEVLQNVADSVVGHSRITVLRPWTRLADSRWTLYICARLSVPECGTIPTETNWYLVFDPASVSVTVFPSKVGGITATHQHQSFNDEGPAALPWRLGNPCLNRQAAAFARVAWAGEPKAIDEKIWWHLERLLVWIDAGASDKLAVPGEPLELPSGPGQTSFPVVGFTSSVDDLQYWQAMNGQWGWADLARLPRSVASYGITAFHGKGQKSIRELKWGRLIAAQESSATALWIALDRLPVVAPWELPRTWAALSSYLETVGVDLGEVLVRSGADRRHRTKDSGPVMMLLGFPLSYTIGEPPLRYHWLAIDGVELADRRAKKNGFRANENTRQFIDRSRASLNSNLKWLRTVNWEPEEIRARAGPENVVPSKRVLVIGAGSLGSAVCENLVRMGLIEMGVLDADLLDVGNLTRHALGMDAVGHNKASALASALNLIMPDANVTGFASSFPPTDTEIAEQVRSFDVIVDCSGSDSVLDALSMFDWGDEKTFVSLAMTWKGEGLLVFTASETSFPTVDAKESFADFGVPPASLDDARIEGIGCWHPVFPADASDVRLWGAIGSKAILRAIRSPQRRCEYFRQGVDGTVERQDA
- a CDS encoding metallophosphoesterase, translating into MPYTTYAIGDVHGRADLLAPLLDAIGREAGASGREPRVLFLGDIVDRGPSSRQALDLVCHTLERWPRSRLIRGNHDAYFLDFMTSEAVDEVRFSRWLLRLGGYETLESYGLIAEGGISDTAAAFRANFGRHLETLQQAVPIIVDGRFAYVHAGVDPIRPVTEQDSKDMMMIREPFLRYEGELSHVIVHGHTPTPTCLPERGRWRIGIDTGAYATGRLTCLVVPADERIRHFLFAIASAAHVEITREEADGFELAA